DNA sequence from the Melospiza georgiana isolate bMelGeo1 chromosome 7, bMelGeo1.pri, whole genome shotgun sequence genome:
ACATGGCTTTTCTCTGCTAAACATGCTTTAGATTCTGCATAGGTACTTAAAACTTTATGGCACTAAAAGGTGTTAAGTGTCTCTTTACTGTAAAATGGAAGTGTTTCTTTTAAGCTGAAGCAATATAAAGGAGAAACGACCACATCAGTAAGGTTTTAAAGCTTTCAAGCACCAACTCTGAGTCCTTTGTTACACAGAGGAGCTCCTGGATTATGGTATGGCCACCCTTAGCACCATTGGAGGTAAGGGGttttgtccctgctgcagcGATGGGCAAGGAGAACCCAGGACAGCACCTGCACTGCTGAAGTCATGCTGCACCACTAGGCATGTCACAAAGGACAGACAGCCCTTTTAAAGCACACAGATCCAGTCTGACATGCCTTTCTTGAGCACCAACTGCTCCCCATTGCTCACAGTTCCCAGTGGCTTTGTGAGATCAGATGGTGAAATAATCAGAATTAATGGTCTTTTGTCTTCTGCAGTTTGTAAGACAgtaaaggaaaacagcagagtGAGAACAGAAGAATACAGGGAAAGACAGTctaaagaacaaaagaaagaaattacttCTTCAGGTGGGTGAACTGAGGTACACACACTACTCCCTAGCCTAGGACTGTGTGATACATAAGCTGAAAGACACGACTGCCTAAATTTCTCTCTGGTCCTCCCCGCTTCTCCTGTGAGAAGCCCCACAGACAGCTGAGAAAGGGAAGGTAAAAGACAGATTTTACCCTAACTGTTTTCCAGCAATGATTTTCTGCTTCTTACTCAGTGAACAAACTCCTGGGTACTCTGAGGCCAGTGGAGCTCTGTGTGGGTTATCTGCATTCCCAGTTCCAGGCTCACAGCAGCACTCTGGCTCTGCTAATAGCAGCTTCTCCAAGCAGCTGAAACAGCCTCAGCCTTTGTGGCCTTTTTGGAGCTCTGCAGAGGCCTGGAATAgacagcagcacctgcctgaGGTAAGCTGACACTGAAACTGAAGGCAATAGCAAAAATGTTTAGGGATGGAAAACCTCTCCCAAACCATTATCAGAGGTGGAAAAGCAGAGGGCTAGAGAAAGGTTTAGCAGAAGATCTGTACAAGAGGGAAGAAAGTATGTAAATAAACAAAGACTTAGAACAAAATGCTGTGTAACTACAGCAGAGGTCAAGAATGGAATAATATGGGCAGAGGGTGAAAAATCAGGCAGCATTCTGAGGAGCAAGGGGAGCTTAAAACTAAAGGCAGAGGCAGGATGAAGCTAACAGACCAGCCCAGCCAGAAGGGAAACAAACCTTGTTCAGCTGCATCAACTCTCTATAAAAGTCTCACAAACAACAAACACAGTTTATCAACTCTCTAAAAGCATTATCAGAAGTCTTGACACAGAGGGTACTGAGTAAAAAGGAGAGTATTAAAAatggcttttcctccctctAGTGCTCAGCACAGAGGACTTGATGGAAAGGGCCAAAACAGATTCTCTGTTTACTAGAGGTAGTGTTCTTGGTAAAAGAAGGCATCCTGGTGGACAGGCTGTCTCCAGTACTTGCCTTGGAAATACACAATGTTTGTTTTCCTAGTGAAAATACCCATAGCATGAGATTCCTCTTCACTTGAACAGCCCCCATGGTAATAATCAGGTGACATTGGTGATACAGGAAAGAGTTTTTTTCAAAGATCCTTCTTTGTCCACCAGCAACCACAAGAAAAGGCCAAGTGTGAGTTCTCATTCTGTATCCTCTCTTTCTAGGAGAAGTGTGTTTTCTGTCTCGTTGTTGTTATTTCTcaaagctcagagcagctcagtaGCATATGGAAATGGAATTTGTGaatgcatttcattttcattctccTCATCTTCTTCATGGACAGAATTGGCTGGCTCATCTTGCTCAAACTGTGCCCTTGTCTCAAAGAGCTGCTCTTCCAGGAAGAAGCTCCCAATGCCATACTGCTCATCATGCGCCTTTGTTTCTGCAGCTGAGACGTGGGGAGATCCCAGAACAAAAGCTGCAAACCTGACAAATTTTGGAAGGGAGAAGTTATCaactgagaaataaaaagaagaaatactgTAAATTCTAGAGGTATTGCTATTTAGGAAGGAGTGTTGTAAGGACATCCCCACGGGCAGTGCAGATGAGGGGAAGTTCCAATAACGGATGGCAACAACCACAAAGATTGGTTTTCCCAGCTCAtcttttcagtatttctgtaGAAGTAACTTTTGCTCTTCTGGAAACCATCTGCAAGGTCTTGTGACTAAGCAAGAAGATCTAACTTCGTTTTCACATCTTGTCAGTACTTGCAGGATAATCCAGACTAAGCATTTGTACAGTGGGGTAGTTGGTACTTTAgcttctaaaaataaattaaagctgTAGCATATTTGAGACAAAGGCTGCAAGAATTCAGGTGTGTTGATATtgcaaatgaaaggaaaaattgaaaattctGCACTCCTACGTTGTATGTAGTCACCCTGTtgctggtgctgtgtgtgcactgTGGGCAAGCTGAGCTCAAGTCTTCCCAAAGAATTCCTGCCTCTAgtgaagctggagctgcagactGGGAATTCTCCAAGTAAATGCCAGAACAAAGCATGAACTTAGCACTGTCCCTATACTGCAATCCTCCACCAATCTTCCTTTCAGTGGGCAACTCCATTGAGGAGAGAGAACGGAGCTGGAGGTTTCTGGCAAGAGTGTGGGAACAGACGGCAGTTCTGACACCTGGGTAAGTGTCGACAGCATCAGAGAAATGTATGAAAAAGGAAATGCAGCTACATTCTGGAGTTCTGGTAAACTGATCAATAATTTACATTTCAGACTTAACATTTCTGTGAGATGAATGTCGTCACCTCACTGTTCTTGGAAGCTCTGTTAGTCTAAATGGGGAACAGTTTGCCTTGGGATGAACCACAGTCTGATGCTTaatgggagctgggaggggttCTCCAAATTGATTTGCTGTTGgttctcctttttatttcccttttcacAACCAGAGAACAGTCTATAGCACCTCTATTAATGAAATGATGGCTAGAAAATATGTGTCAATACATTTAGTGGTATTTAATTTTACAATACAACAGTAAGCtttcacttttttccctctccatcATTCTAAAGGCAAGCAGCTTAGAAAGTAAGACTGGTTAACAGTAAATCTATAAAACCTGGCAGAGAGGCTGTCTGCGTGCCAGTCCAAGGAAGATGAAGGTTCTGAAACTGGGTTTAACTTGTTACTGAATAAATTCCAAACTGACTGGGGTTCCTTTAAAATGGTGACAATTGGTTCTGTGGCAAGGACTAAGTCTTTGTGGCTGGCTAATATTTGAAACTCTGCTTCTGACCTCTTGAAGTTTTTGTTTTGATGGGAATACACTGTTATGATTAATTTTATACTCTACAGGGTTTTCTGGCTTTGCTTACTTGACCCTTCCTGACCTGTATTTGTCTTAGTTTTATCTCTTAAGCTATACATGGCACAGCTCTTCTACCTGTTCTACTTGCTCGTTGCAGGTattgatttctttctctgtataCTTAGTCTTAGATAGTGATACTTCAATAATAGGATTCCCTGACTCTGCAGATTTGCAGTTGGAGAGCTTACTATAGGTAATATTTGAGTATGTACCTTCACTGTGCCCCAGTTTTACACCACAGAAAAGGGCACTGTTCTAAAACCTGAAGCAGGGCAATTTCACTGGTTAGAGAGGCACCAGGGTCACTGCAAGGGCTTACAGAGGCACTGTAGGAAGCCTTTAAGTTCTGTGACCATGAATCAGCTGTGAAGGTCTGCAAATTGCCAAGAGTAATTTGTGGTCAGGGAAGAACAAAGAGAAATTCAATGCCATCAGCGAGCAATCCCCTCGAGAGGTGTGGCTGTGGTCCTGAGTGGGATATGCAAGATAAACACATCTGGAACAGTGCCTGCAGTGGCATTTAGGTCTGCAGTGTGTTTAGGTGTGCAATGTGTTTCCTGTTTTAGAGAAGCCAAGGTTTCTTACCTGTGTGGAGCCTGGAGTTTGGATACAGCTATCCATGATGGGAAGTCAGGGCTCCTGCAGAACGAGCGCAGCTCCTCCAGAGCTCTGATCGTTTCACTTTCACCTTGTTCTCGATACTCCTCTTCAGTAAGGTATTTAAACACCATTTTTTTTGATTTCAAGTGATGCTTCATTTTTCtagaacaaaatgaaaataaacagtaTTTATAAAGTCTTCTGCCATGTAATTATCTGTCCTTTTTCTCTATACCTGCTATTAAAATGCATTAGTCACCTCTACCCTTTTAAGAGAACAAGCTGCATTCTTATATTTGAGGGCAAGGCATGTAATGTTTGCTAGCCTGTTTACCCTAGATCTTAACCAAAGCTGTAGAATTTCACATGATATTTAATGAGCTTCAGATGAGCTTTAGATCAGGTCCTTATTGTGTATGCATGGACTAGAATCTCACAGAATTAAAGAGATGGCTGCTTGCTCAGCCATTTTAAGGTGCAAAATGCAAAATGAGTCTGTGCAGAGACATGGGCTGAATCAAAACTCAGTCTGCATATGTTACATCAAAGATAAGCAATGCTCTAAGCCTGTTGTGAGTTGTTCATGTTGTTTACTAGCTAGCTTCTCTTAAATCTTGCTCTGAATTACAAAACTGAGTAGTCTGAGGCCAAAATGTTTACAATCTGATGGTTTTTTAGCTGCTGCGTAGTGATGTATAATATAATTAGATATAAATTAGAAAGTGTGCCATGTTCTGTTTCCTTCTGTCAACTGCTTTCAATTTAAATGTTGTGATGAGTTAAGATAAGCAAGGGCTGGATGCCCATAAAACTTTCAGCTCTGTATAAAAACACCTGCTCCAACATCAGCAGCATTTAACTTTCCTTCTTTTATCCCTTTAAAGCAGAGAACTGTAGTAGTTGTTTAGGTCAAATGGTGAAGGGTCTTGCTGGCTCAGTGAGATCCACTGTTCTTAACAATAAATACTGCAagactttaaattattttgatatattTGCTGCTCTGAACTGTGTATCTGGCATCGTGGCCTCACAGTTTGGTGGTGTGACTTAAggattttgaaacagaaaaattcaaAAGCCCTTTTCATTCTCCTAAGAGAGATTACTTGTAGAGCTGTATTCCTTTATAGAAGCATCAGTtcataaaaaccaaaaagaaagaaCTACATGAAGAATAAACTACAGTGTTTCAGAGTAAAACTTGAAAGTAAAACTTGTGGCCACATCATACTGATTCCAGAGCATTCTGAACCTGTTTACAACAGGTGCTGATCTTACATGTTGCTTTTGAAACAGCTGTTGCTCCTCAACCGCAGGCAAAAATTGGTCTACAACAAATGACAAATTCTACCTAAAATAAGAACAATTCAAGCTGCTTCATACTTCAGCATGTAAGAAGAGAAGATAAAGACTAAAGCAGTATGTTTTTCAAAAGTAAACAGTGTgtataaaaaaagaacaaaacccaaattatttgttttttattattttggttATGCCAGTTCTAGCCTTTGCCTCTTCTACTTCTCTGCGGTTCAGCAGAGTCCACAGCTATGGAACAGTCTGTACTAAAGACTATGAAGCTGGATGCCATCCATCCCTGAAGGTAAAAAACAGATGTCAATTGGCAAGGCTTTTTAGAATCTTCATTTGAGCATGGCACTTGTGCTAAAGCATACTTCAAATTCAAGGATGAGCAAACACGTTGTTCCTGTATTGCTACTGCAAACACTCAGCAAGTTAAGGTGTACCTACTGCAGGCAGTTCCTGTTCAATTCCAAAATGTAAATGGGCCTCTAGGAATGCTGAGGAATATCTCCCTAGTTCTGATAGATTGCTTCTATgaatgaaaaggagaaaaactaaAATCATGGAGAATGCTGTTTAGTGGACATGTGATTTTAGTCTCTGAACTCTCTTCAACCTCCAAGGACTGTCACTTTTGAACAGCTGCATCCTTGGTGATGGTTCAGTGTTTTATCTCTAGGATTCCATATGAGTTCCCTGCAGCTTCTCTCACTACACATCAAACCAAGGCAGTACTGCTGCAGTCTCATCAATCAAACAGAAATGTTCTGGTTGCCATATGCTGTGGACTAGAAGGTGCTACATTTGTCCTTAAGAACACAGTCACACTTCTCCATTATCCACAGAACAAAACTCATGCTTAAAACTGCCAAGTGGAAAATCATTTCTGTGTCTCTGGACCTTACACCTTTCCTAAGGCAGTTTTACATTTGGCAAAATTCTGAACTAGTACTAGAAATTCCATATATACACCATTATTGGTGTATATGTGGTATAAGtctagggtttttttcatgatCAGCTTCCAGCATTCCCTGGTTCTCTCAGGATTTGGACATTGACAAACAGACACAGACCTGGCAATGTGACAGGCAGCACCCAGGGGGTAACAGAGGCCTTTGGAGCAGAGGCTGACTGCTATGACTGCATATGCAACttgagggatggtgactccaaaGTAGATGAGGACAAAGGCTGTTAATTGGAGTGTCCATGTGAACAAGGTTATGCTGAGCTCCGTGGTCAGCGGCCCATGCTGATAGCTAATGGCAAAGCTGGTAATCCCCACAGCCAGAAAATACCCTGTAGGAACAGAAAAGGACATGGAGAAAAAGATGCAAACTACCCCTAGAACCTTTACTTTGCTTCCCaaagctggcagctgctgtgaagTGTAGCCTGCTGATTCCTGTGTTGTGTTACAGGTAACTGCATGATGTTTTATGTGCTTTCTATTTCCAAAGTGTGCCAAGAGTTCACAAGGTTATCTCTGAACAGCTTTTAGCCAATGCTGTGGGCTGCACATGAATTCTCCTCACATGACCATGCTGAGGCAGGTGCCAGATCAATAGGTTTgtcagcccctgcagccacaTCCCATTCCCAATGTGTGCATCCATTTCCCACATCCAGCAAGCTGCAGACCAGAGGAGCTGCCCTTTTGCTCTTACAGGAAAAGTATGTAACAACAGCaaataaatgaacaaataaTGCAAGCAAAATCTGCTCTTAGAACTCTGCATCTCTTACAACTTTACAGTCCTCTACATCAAACTCTTTATTCAATGATACAATGTGAGTAAACACTAATTTGAGTGAATTAGGAACCTTTAGAATATTTCAACATCTGTGTCTTAGGAGAAAATAGAGCTCTATATGAGtcacttgattttatttttttatgggCAAGTATTCATCTGACCACTAAATTAAACCAAAATctgcagcacatttcttggtaaTTTTCTTACCCAACAGGTAGATTTTGTGTTCAGACCACAACCACTGTATATTCTCTTTGAAGCAGTAAATAAAATAGAGAGAGACCATCCAGGAGCCACTCATTAAAATCCAGAAGGTACTGTgctagaaattaaaaaaaaaaaaaaaaaaaaagtgaaaaaaaacttcattaaaaaaattcaagccAGAATCAGGACCACTGTTTCCAAAGGAACTCACAGGGAAAAGCAGATATGAAATTCTTTAGACCTACAGGGTTTGAGACTTCCACTGCACAGTCCTCTGCATGCTACAACACAGTATCAATTCCAAGCAGAGCAACTGCATCCCTGTATTTGTGTATCTTGTCACAGTATAACCCTACTGACATGTTCCCAATTAACATATCTCAGCAATATTATGGGAATGCACAGGCTTTATTAAACTAAAGGAAAAATTCCCATCTGCCTTACAATGAATTGTCTTTGGTGAATGGAAGAGAATCTCTCAGCTGccactgtatttttatttaaattgattCATAGATTCAAAGGTAAGTTTAGCTCCAGttcaatgaaaataatttatgtttCAGAACAAACTCTTCTTGTACATCACCAATGCCTGTTCAGTTTAAACTCAGGAGGAAGCTAAATAGAACTTGACTCTGACCTAACTCTATTTACTTGATTCAACAATGCTGCAGTCATTTCAGTGCAGTTACCTGGccacaaaaccagaacaagGTCAGAATCTGGCTCTGTACTGTCACTTCTTGTATTATGATGattactattattttattttataaatgtaGATTTACCCTTGGAATAAACCTTTTAAGTGTCAACAGGACAAAGACTAGCAGAGCAAGAACACCCAGTATTACTCCAGAAAGGTAAAAGAACTTGGCACTCCTGTAAAGAGAACAACAGAGAATATGGTGAGAAGTATCATTTGTAATTGGTTAAGACATTTGTACAAACAGCAGTGATGTTCAGTAAGAACTGAAATCAGCTGTAAGTTAGAGTTGCAGTTATACAGTAAGCAGGCCCAGTTCAGGTATTAAATCTGTGTAAGGAAAAATTCCCAAGAGATACTTAAGGTCACTGGAGTTGTTAGAGGTTAAGAGActgtgctggggttttttaaagctCACACTACTTCTGCCTGCATTGACCTTCTAGTCTCTAGTACACAGACGAAAATGAAATAACCAATATGGTTCTGCACTGCaagagaagttttattttaatttaaaatgcagaaaccCCCCACAAACCCACAAGTTTTTTCTCCTAAGCATATGCACTTATAAATTCCATCTTCTTAATTCAGAGTTAATTCTATAAAACCTATTGCTGCTCTGCTTGTTTCAGAGGTGCCTCCTGACAATTATTTTGTGACTCACTTTGCTTTGAAGTTGTGGGCACATATTTTGCTGTAACAACTGAGTATCCTCCCTTACGTGCTATGAAAAATGTGCATCAGAAGAAAGGCTGGCACAAAGGTGGAGGCAAAAGAGGCCCCACATGACTTTATTTCTAAGGAAAAGCATCATTAATAATCAGCATTATTTAGCATTCAGCTATCCTCAGTGGtctaaaaaagggaaaaaggactTTTCTGATCCACACACTTGCCCACTGAGGATTGTGGTGTCCCCCAGTGCAGGGAGCTTGGATACAAAAACCCTAACACAGCTGATTGATAAACAGCATTAGGCACTCCAAGATATGTCACAATCTGTCCAAACACAAATGGTATGAGGaagttttaaatatatattcagTTCCTTATTTCACTTTCCCAAAGAACTGCCTCTTTAGCTGAGAAAACAGACCAAAGATGCACAAGCTTTGGGAAAGAAGGTCAAAAGCAGCCAGTACTCACCTGCTCAGGCTGTTTGcaaaatggaacagaaaaattCCAGctacaaacaaaaacaagagcTTTCCATCTAGCACtaaaaaggggggaaagaaatagaaattgacTTTAGAGTAATTCAGTCTGAAATGCTgattatataaaatatcaacagAAAAGTCCCAAGCTTCTTACAGAAGAGATGGTACATTCAGTAGCACTGGCAATACCAAGCCATCTGTAATCTGAACTCAAAGATTTGGTACTTACTTTCTCTTTTCACCCTCACAACATAGGGTTCAATTTTGAAGGGTTGTATTTTGAAACAAACGTCCTCTCCATATTGTTTTATGCTCAGAAAAGTTTCTGTACATGTCTCTGGCTTCCAGAGGATTTGAACAGCACATGCAACAAACTCAAAAACAGTTTCTGAATTCCGgcagttgtttttttctgaaataggCTCAAACCGGAACCTTTCTCTGCTGTTAACTTTTATCTAGaaacaaagaacagaaaacacagagaagcaGCTCACAATCACTGTGGGGTTTGGTGAATTATACTGTATATCAGCCATGCATGTGGTAATGAAAATCAGTCTTAATGGTTTAGTATTGGTTATTTATATTATGCAAAGATTAATTGTTTACAATTAATACCTTACAAGGTAATTCAGAGAACTCACTGGCAGCAAAGTTCAGTGGAGGGACCTCAATCCATCCAAAAGCACAGTGGGTTTGGTTTTACTATGACACTTGCCCACACACAAATTTCTAACAAAGCTAGTGATATCTGACTGACCACAGTTTGTTTTGTGAATGTTCATacccttcctccttcccctcctgaaCTGTAACAAAtttgatttgcttttctttataaTGCAATCTTCATGTTGGGGACATAAGAGGGATGAGGAAAATGAAAGATAGCATAACCAGAAATTTAAATAGAAGCACATTCCTGTTGGgtattttgaagtttttttttctgggtccCAGTGCCCTCTCCCACCAAACTGATCAAAGATCTTGTCCATCTTCTAAGCTGAGGTGATTTTCCTGAGGACTCTGATACATTCTTTAGGGCTTACTAGACAACAAAGACCTATGTGCAAAAAAGTGATGCAACGGATAATAAACCAGGTTTGTACTGGGAAAGGAGACAATGTGTCAGCAAGCAGTTTGTTGTGGAAAAAATCTGAACTTCCTGCTTTTAAACACTGACTCCAGGAAAATTTGTGGGACTGATGGAGGGTTCTACCACCTGGAGCCTGCTACCATTCATAAAAACACCTGCAACATGTTCCTGAGGAAAAGTCCTGGGAACAAAGTGATGTTCCACTTTCGGATACCTGAGAGAACAGTCCTCCAACAGAgacaaaataaaactatttccttcctttgtctGGAGACATACTTCTCAGGAAAGTAAAGGAACCATGGAGATGGTTAGCTCACTCCTTTAGCTGTTGAAGGGATTTTTATCTGCTTCAAGCTAATCTCTAAATGTGTGTCTGGTAAGATGACCCTCTGCTAactcaggaaaacaaacacattgctgctgctgtttgttcaTTAGTCACAATCTAACGAGCCTTTGGTTCCTACACTTTGGTGTGCTGTGGTGAGAGAGCCACAGAACTGCATGTAGTCCTCAGATTTAGAAGTTCCATAAAGGCAGCTGGTGATAGGCAGAAGCATTTGTTGCAGAGGTTAACAGTGATCCATCAACAGAAAAGGTGTGCAAGAAAATA
Encoded proteins:
- the NEMP2 gene encoding nuclear envelope integral membrane protein 2 produces the protein MDVIQKQDENCYCYVQNRTIHLQYLWSTIQIKVNSRERFRFEPISEKNNCRNSETVFEFVACAVQILWKPETCTETFLSIKQYGEDVCFKIQPFKIEPYVVRVKREMLDGKLLFLFVAGIFLFHFANSLSRSAKFFYLSGVILGVLALLVFVLLTLKRFIPRHSTFWILMSGSWMVSLYFIYCFKENIQWLWSEHKIYLLGYFLAVGITSFAISYQHGPLTTELSITLFTWTLQLTAFVLIYFGVTIPQVAYAVIAVSLCSKGLCYPLGAACHIARKMKHHLKSKKMVFKYLTEEEYREQGESETIRALEELRSFCRSPDFPSWIAVSKLQAPHRFAAFVLGSPHVSAAETKAHDEQYGIGSFFLEEQLFETRAQFEQDEPANSVHEEDEENENEMHSQIPFPYATELL